In a genomic window of Candidatus Rhabdochlamydia sp. T3358:
- the radC gene encoding DNA repair protein RadC yields the protein MTLKAIPAEERPRERLMRDGIDSLSLAELIAIVLSSGTRGKSVLSLSEELIVRFGSLEYLLDASVIELMELKGIGLAKAIQLKAVFGIALKCRRPQSLKKYSIQSVEEAYLLAKGEIGHYSQEVLLVILRDVRGFLIHREQVAVGTLSQVLIHPREVFYPAVRYKAHSMILAHNHPSGDPTPSKADIELTRVLMQSGQIMGIEIDDHLIIGRDRFVSLKEQGVMNSFSKY from the coding sequence ATGACTTTAAAAGCAATTCCAGCAGAAGAGAGGCCCAGAGAGCGTTTAATGCGAGATGGGATTGATTCTCTTTCTTTAGCAGAGCTCATAGCTATTGTTTTAAGCAGTGGAACGCGAGGTAAGTCGGTTTTGAGTTTGTCAGAAGAGCTCATTGTACGATTTGGCAGCCTTGAGTATCTGTTAGATGCTTCTGTAATTGAACTTATGGAACTTAAGGGAATAGGACTTGCTAAAGCAATTCAGTTAAAAGCGGTTTTTGGTATCGCTCTGAAATGCCGTCGTCCTCAGTCTTTAAAAAAATACTCCATTCAATCGGTAGAAGAGGCCTATCTTTTAGCAAAAGGAGAAATTGGTCACTATTCTCAAGAAGTTTTATTAGTCATCTTGCGAGATGTGCGTGGGTTTTTAATTCACAGAGAACAGGTAGCAGTTGGAACACTATCTCAGGTATTGATCCATCCAAGGGAGGTATTTTATCCTGCTGTGCGCTATAAGGCTCATAGTATGATTTTGGCTCATAATCATCCCAGTGGGGATCCCACTCCATCTAAAGCTGATATTGAATTAACGAGGGTTCTTATGCAGTCTGGTCAGATTATGGGTATCGAGATTGATGACCATCTGATTATAGGTAGAGATCGTTTTGTTTCTTTAAAAGAACAAGGCGTTATGAATAGCTTTTCAAAATATTAA